From a region of the Helianthus annuus cultivar XRQ/B chromosome 5, HanXRQr2.0-SUNRISE, whole genome shotgun sequence genome:
- the LOC110943152 gene encoding uncharacterized protein LOC110943152: MNDRDYPGSNIPEKLVSKGLFDQNGVLLSPFAADIRETGSSPDTVPVRGIGLRVTNIEGISTLPRRGMFYSDNVSVIDGLAAISKPVTMENAVKAGSGSVGVGECHVHETSSQQEHVTGVKSYAQSVRGTSERKVNFHSLEAEEKQDGCDVLSRDSVRVVQDKLANTLYGYFLGDRVAFPVVDYFVKNNWKRFGLQKSMMNANGYFFFKFVDHAGMMNALNEGPWIIRSQPLFLELWSPSVKLEKKEVKKVQVWVKFHEVPLAAYTEDGLSLIATTIGEPKALDSFTTSMCVDMWGRSSFARALVEISAESEFKEELTIAVPRLDGDGFIKEKVYVEYEWCPHRCGRCSVFGHTNECCPKQASKGFNGNTQHGKSTGKQPIQERGIPKRQPMVDDDGYTTVQGKKVARKVGFNVNKPKQKFEYRPVASKGKKDEPAVASKGGGTSSNPGGSRKKDEPAVASVQVSNSFDALNDPDVTMDENGDTSGPSHHEVEDEEVVEVLNESYGDEMDDFLRKGTVKSGGSKGASTPSSSVNHANYYVTRRDLWHNLSMHKLFVRNEPWVILGDFNSALNLEDKSMGCSSVSASMKEFQACVDDIEMVDLNRTGIHFTWNQKPKKGIGLMKKIDRVMGNTQFIASFPSAVAMFYPSRLSDHCPCVLKVPEINKPKHRPFKFANFLVHKPEFMGIVKQAWDTSVSGVHQFSVVKKLRLLKPPLRGLLFQQGNLHKKVQLLRDRLDGIQRNLDTDLNSVNLRVEEANVRRAYQEALLDEERFLKQKSKVDWLSAGDMNSAFFHSALKNKIHYSRIDVIRDASGNEFEDELVQKAFVEHYEKFLGCKGTTSLIPSPELFSKTLDMGVATHMVRPVTPDEVRQAIFSIGSDKAPGPDGFTAGFFKSAWPIVGNEVSNAVIDFFVTGRLLRELNHTLIVLIPKITSPSVVTDYRPIACCNVLYKCISKIIAERIKVALNDIVSINQSAFVPGRKISDNILLT, from the exons ATGAATGATCGTGATTATCCGGGGAGTAACATCCCTGAAAAGCTGGTGAGCAAAGGATTGTTTGATCAGAATGGGGTCCTGTTATCTCCGTTTGCTGCTGATATTCGCGAGACAGGTTCTTCTCCGGATACTGTTCCTGTTCGTGGTATTGGCCTACGGGTGACTAATATTGAAGGTATATCTACGTTGCCAAGGAGAGGTATGTTTTACTCAGACAATGTCTCGGTTATAGATGGACTTGCTGCTATTTCTAAACCCGTTACTATGGAGAATGCTGTGAAAGCCGGTTCGGGTAGTGTGGGGGTAGGGGAATGTCATGTTCATGAGACTAGTAGTCAGCAGGAGCATGTTACTGGTGTAAAATCATATGCTCAATCTGTTAGGGGAACTAGTGAAAGGAAGGTGAACTTTCATTCGTTGGAAGCTGAAGAGAAGCAGGATGGATGTGATGTTCTATCtagggattcagtcagagtggtgCAAGATAAGTTAGCAAACACTTTGTATGGATACTTTTTGGGGGATCGTGTCGCGTTTCCGGTTGTGGACTACTTTGTTAAGAATAATTGGAAGCGTTTTGGTTTACAAAAATCTATGATGAACGCCAATGGGtacttctttttcaaatttgtgGACCATGCAGGTATGATGAATGCTCTGAATGAGGGTCCATGGATTATTCGATCACAGCCGTTGTTTTTGGAACTCTGGTCTCCGTCCGTTAAACTGGAGAAGAAAGAGGTGAAGAAGGTTCAGGTTTGGGTTAAGTTCCATGAAGTCCCTTTAGCGGCATACACTGAGGATGGTTTAAGTTTAATTGCTACTACTATCGGGGAACCGAAAGCCTTGGACTCTTTCACTACATCAATGTGTGTAGATATGTGGGGTAGAAGCAGTTTTGCCCGTGCTCTGGTTGAGATTTCAGCCGAGTCTGAATTCAAGGAGGAATTAACCATTGCTGTCCCTCGGCTTGATGGAGATGGATTTATCAAGGAGAAAGTTTATGTCGAGTACGAATGGTGTCCTCATAGATGTGGGCGATGCAGTGTTTTTGGTCATACTAACGAGTGCTGCCCTAAGCAAGCTTCGAAAGGCTTTAATGGTAATACTCAACATGGAAAGTCCACTGGTAAACAACCTATTCAGGAGAGGGGTATTCCAAAGAGACAGCCCATGGTGGATGATGATGGTTATACCACGGTTCAAGGAAAGAAGGTAGCTAGGAAGGTTGGATTCAATGTCAATAAACCGAAGCAAAAATTTGAATATAGACCTGTGGCGTCTAAGGGTAAAAAAGATGAGCCGGCTGTTGCGTCTAAGGGTGGGGGTACGAGTTCTAATCCAGGTGGTTCAAGGAAAAAAGATGAGCCGGCTGTTGCGTCGGTTCAGGTTTCGAACTCGTTTGATGCTCTTAATGATCCAGATGTTACTATGGATGAGAATGGGGATACCTCTGGGCCGTCCCATCATGAGGTGGAGGATGAAGAGGTTGTTGAGGTGCTGAATGAATCATATGGAGATGAGATGGACGATTTTTTGCGGAAGGGAACGGTTAAATCGGGTGGATcaaaaggggcaagcactccttcttcGTCGGTTAATCATG CGAATTATTATGTCACTCGTCGGGATCTTTGGCATAACCTCTCAATGCACAAACTATTCGTCCGCAATGAACCTTGGGTGATTCTAGGTGATTTTAATTCGGCTCTAAACCTTGAAGACAAGTCTATGGGTTGCTCGTCGGTGTCTGCTAGCATGAAAGAGTTTCAAGCTTGTGTTGATGATATTGAGATGGTTGACTTAAATCGAACTGGTATCCATTTTACGTGGAATCAGAAGCCTAAGAAGGGGATTGGGTTAATGAAAAAGATTGATAGAGTTATGGGAAATACCCAGTTCATTGCCAGCTTTCCTAGTGCTGTGGCGATGTTCTACCCGTCCAGGTTATCGGATCACTGTCCGTGTGTCCTAAAGGTTCCGGAAATTAATAAACCTAAACATCGGCCTTTCAAATTTGCGAATTTTCTAGTTCATAAACCTGAATTCATGGGGATTGTCAAGCAGGCGTGGGATACGAGTGTTAGTGGTGTGCATCAGTTTTCTGTGGTTAAAAAACTTCGGCTGCTTAAGCCTCCTCTTCGTGGGTTACTGTTTCAGCAAGGTAACTTGCATAAAAAGGTGCAACTTTTACGTGATAGACTTGATGGTATCCAGCGAAATCTTGATACGGATTTGAATAGTGTGAATCTCCGGGTTGAGGAAGCTAATGTTCGGCGTGCTTATCAAGAGGCTTTGCTAGATGAAGAGAGATTTTTGAAGCAAAAGTCTAAGGTCGACTGGCTTTCGGCTGGTGACATGAACTCGGCTTTTTTTCATTCAGCGCTCAAGAATAAAATTCATTACAGTCGGATCGATGTTATTCGGGATGCTAGTGGTAATGAGTTTGAGGATGAATTAGTCCAAAAAGCGTTTGTTGAGCATTACGAAAAATTTTTGGGATGCAAAGGGACTACGTCGCTAATTCCATCCCCTGAATTATTTTCAAAAACGCTGGATATGGGTGTTGCCACTCACATGGTTAGACCGGTCACACCCGATGAGGTTAGACAGGCTATCTTTTCGATTGGCTCGGACAAGGCTCCAGGGCCTGATGGCTTTACTGCTGGTTTCTTTAAAAGTGCTTGGCCTATCGTTGGTAATGAGGTCTCGAATGCCGTGATTGATTTCTTTGTTACAGGGAGGCTCCTTAGGGAATTAAACCATACGCTCATTGTTCTGATCCCTAAAATTACGTCCCCATCTGTAGTCACAGATTACCGGCCGATTGCTTGTTGCAATGTCCTGTACAAATGTATTAGTAAAATTATTGCTGAGAGAATTAAAGTGGCGCTGAATGATATTGTCAGTATCAACCAATCAGCTTTTGTGCCGGGTAGAAAAATCTCTGATAACATATTGTTAACGTAA